A genomic region of Pelodiscus sinensis isolate JC-2024 chromosome 1, ASM4963464v1, whole genome shotgun sequence contains the following coding sequences:
- the LOC142827822 gene encoding olfactory receptor 52E2-like: protein MSDSSRNNFTNPSTFILLGIPGLETAHVWISIPFCTMYVIALLGNFTILFIVKMELSLHVPMYYFLCMLVVTDLVLCTSTLPKTLSIFWFNSREIDFSACLTQMFFILCTLLMESGTLVAMAFDRYVAICDPLRHSTILTNSTVAKISLAVLLRGAILTLPCPLLARQWPYCRTNVISEPYCSHIGVVSLACADIRVSSYYGLFLLLCVMGLDVIFIAVSYTQILRAIFRLPTKEARLKTFGTCISHICAILALHIPGLFVSFTNRFGRNVPWHFHVLISNLYVLLPPMLNPIIYGARTKQIRDRLLRLFTQKGT from the coding sequence ATGTCCGATTCCAGCAGAAacaacttcaccaacccctccaccttcatcctgctgggcattcctggcctggagacggcccatgtctggatctccatccccttctgcaccatgtacgtcatagccctcttggggaacttcaccatcctgttcattgtgaagatggAGCTGAGCCTCCACgtgcccatgtactatttcctctgcatgctggtcGTCACCGACCTGGTCCTCTGCACGTCCACCCTGCCAAAAACACTGAGTAttttctggttcaattccagggagatcgatttcagcgcctgcctcacccagatgttcttcattctcTGCACTTTACTGATGGAGTCTGGGACACTCGTGGCCATGGcgtttgatcgctacgtggccatctgtgatcccctgagacattccaccatcctcacaAATTCCACTGTAGCCAAGATCAGCCTGGCCGTGCTGCTGCGTGGTGCCATCCTCACattgccctgtcccctcctggccaggcagtggccatattgtaGAACCAACGTCATTTCTGAGCCGTACTGCTCACACATAGGTGTGGTGAGCCTGGCCTGCGCTGACATTCGTGTGagtagttactacggcctctttcTCCTACTCTGTGTGATGGGGCTGGATGTGATTTTTATCGCTGTctcctacacccagatcctcagggccatcttccgcctccccacaaaagaggcccggctcaagacttttgggacctgcatcTCCCACATCTGTGCCATCTTAGCCTTGCACATCCCTGGTCTTTTCGTCTCCTTCACGAACCGCTTTGGCCGGAACGTGCCCTGGCATTTCCACGTTCTCATTTCCAACTTGTATgtgctgctgccccccatgctcaaccccatcatctatggggcgaggaccaaacagatccgggacaggctgctccgGCTCTTTACTCAGAAGGGTACCTAA